A genome region from Flavobacterium sp. includes the following:
- the lysS gene encoding lysine--tRNA ligase, whose product MALSEQEIIRREKLQNLRNLGINPYPANLFPVNHTSKQIKETFEEGKKVIVAGRLMSVRDQGKACFAELQDSEGRIQLYVNRDVLCEGDDKTLYNQVFKKLTDLGDFIGIEGELFTTQVGAKCIRVTGFTFLSKTLRPLPLPKVDEEGNVHDAFNDAELRYRMRYVDLTVNQHVKETFIKRTKLFSAMRGYFNDAGYLEVETPVLQPIPGGAAARPFITHHNSLDIPLYMRIANELYLKRLIVGGFEGVYEFSKNFRNEGMDRTHNPEFTAMEIYVAYKDYNWMMEFAEGLLEHCAIAVNGTSEVTFGEHKINFKAPYARVTMTDSIKHFTGFDISGKTEQELFEAARGMGIEVDETMGKGKLIDEIFGAKCEGNYIQPTFITDYPKEMSPLCKEHRENPDLTERFELMVCGKEIANAYSELNDPIDQRGRFEDQMRLSEKGDDEANGIIDEDFLRALEYGMPPTSGMGIGMDRLIMYLTNNASIQEVLLFPQMRPEKKQAQVELSDEEKFIIDLLTKNENRMDLTQLKITANLSGKKWDASMKNLSKHGLTKVVVDGEFKFVELVG is encoded by the coding sequence ATGGCATTATCAGAACAAGAAATCATCAGAAGAGAAAAACTTCAAAATTTACGCAATCTGGGAATCAATCCTTATCCGGCTAATCTTTTTCCTGTAAATCATACTTCAAAGCAGATAAAGGAAACTTTTGAGGAAGGTAAGAAGGTTATCGTTGCGGGACGTTTGATGAGTGTTCGTGATCAGGGTAAAGCTTGTTTTGCTGAGTTACAAGATAGCGAAGGACGTATTCAATTATATGTAAATCGCGATGTTTTGTGTGAAGGTGATGATAAAACTTTATACAACCAGGTATTTAAAAAATTAACCGATTTAGGTGATTTTATTGGTATTGAAGGAGAATTGTTTACTACACAGGTTGGAGCAAAATGTATTCGTGTAACTGGTTTTACATTTTTAAGTAAAACGTTGCGTCCGCTTCCTTTACCAAAAGTGGATGAAGAAGGAAATGTACACGACGCTTTTAACGATGCTGAGTTACGTTACAGAATGCGTTATGTAGATTTAACTGTAAATCAACACGTTAAAGAAACTTTCATTAAACGTACTAAATTATTTAGTGCTATGCGCGGGTACTTTAACGATGCCGGATATCTTGAGGTAGAAACTCCGGTTTTACAGCCAATTCCGGGTGGAGCTGCAGCGCGTCCGTTTATCACGCACCATAATTCGCTTGATATTCCGCTTTACATGCGTATTGCAAACGAATTGTATTTAAAAAGATTAATTGTTGGTGGATTTGAAGGTGTTTATGAGTTCTCTAAAAACTTCCGTAACGAAGGTATGGACAGAACGCACAATCCTGAATTTACTGCAATGGAAATATATGTAGCTTACAAAGACTACAATTGGATGATGGAATTTGCAGAAGGGTTACTAGAACATTGTGCAATTGCTGTAAATGGTACAAGCGAAGTTACTTTTGGCGAGCACAAAATCAACTTTAAAGCGCCTTATGCACGCGTTACGATGACAGATTCTATCAAGCATTTTACTGGTTTTGATATTTCCGGAAAAACAGAGCAGGAATTGTTTGAAGCTGCAAGAGGAATGGGAATCGAAGTTGACGAAACAATGGGTAAAGGAAAATTAATTGATGAGATTTTTGGAGCAAAATGCGAAGGAAATTATATTCAGCCAACTTTCATTACAGATTATCCAAAAGAAATGTCTCCGCTTTGTAAAGAGCACCGTGAGAATCCAGACTTAACTGAACGTTTTGAATTAATGGTTTGCGGGAAAGAAATCGCAAATGCTTATTCTGAATTAAATGATCCAATTGATCAAAGAGGACGTTTTGAAGATCAAATGCGTCTTTCTGAAAAAGGTGATGATGAAGCAAACGGAATTATCGACGAAGATTTCTTAAGAGCTCTTGAGTATGGTATGCCACCAACTTCTGGAATGGGAATTGGAATGGATCGTTTGATTATGTATTTAACAAACAATGCTTCTATTCAGGAAGTTTTATTGTTCCCGCAAATGCGTCCGGAGAAAAAACAAGCTCAGGTAGAACTTTCTGATGAAGAAAAATTTATCATCGACTTGCTTACGAAAAATGAAAATAGAATGGATTTAACGCAGCTAAAAATTACAGCCAATTTAAGCGGTAAAAAATGGGATGCGTCTATGAAAAACTTATCTAAACATGGTTTAACTAAAGTTGTTGTTGACGGCGAGTTTAAATTTGTGGAATTGGTGGGGTAA